A window of the Planococcus citri chromosome 4, ihPlaCitr1.1, whole genome shotgun sequence genome harbors these coding sequences:
- the LOC135842289 gene encoding J domain-containing protein DDB_G0295729-like: protein MDLNMTLYSLILFTSNLLICWCRIIKSSADKFQTPEQASFTDQSNIFRPDLGCILFGAAGCSITCNVMCDMYGCQTYNPICLDEIYCECNEKYEISSSLTATTSDYNSLSFNKLWNYKLNKSKTSKKIRQKIFQDPETFDEILKILRDPHKTGLHVIRRLQDLHPKWTSVSELEPRQLGYINNLIEGEQLNDNELHEYLETNMEPMIEETYDQLQNVELEVRLSDALDQIDREEEIRQIVEQIALLNKSSLNDYTKKHLKQKGLEVDDLAEMLNKENSGLVSVYDADQLILASVLEKLLDIKENNRIVDVKRTAGNKQFALSEEMTVGREDLFDSNFNADEDTGDTKSFILSEEMTVGREDLYDSDFARSIKSSDSESESKKNKRKFKEDKSQKRDRYEINKSNRISDRKIIINNNNNNNNNNDEYYSSDSINNNNNNNDGEYSSYYDDYYTTATDPPYPPPPPPPYSSYYNPAPAYSSYYGDENYRRQGPVQYQMNSNFGGSLPPMPPPPPPPPANICCGGYGNFGPPPPPPPPQSWDANCCDGDRSSWMETFFPW, encoded by the exons ATGGACTTGAACATGACATTATATTCGTTGATTCTCTTCACCTCCA ATTTATTAATATGTTGGTGCAGAATTATCAAATCAAGCGCTGATAAGTTCCAAACTCCCGAACAAGCTTCATTCACTGACCAATCCAACA TTTTTAGACCTGATCTAGGATGCATTCTTTTCGGCGCAGCTGGTTGTTCGATAACTTGCAACGTTATGTGCGACATGTACGGCTGCCAAACCTACAATCCCATCTGCCTGGACGAAATATACTGCGAATGTAacgaaaaatacgaaatttcatCCTCCCTTACAGCAACCACATCCGATTACAACAGTCTATCGTTCAATAAATTATGGAACTATAAACTAAACAAATCGAAAACATCGAAGAAAATCCGCCAAAAGATATTCCAAGATCCAGAGACGTTCGACGAAATACTGAAAATACTCAGAGATCCTCATAAAACCGGACTCCACGTCATAAGACGATTACAAGATTTACATCCGAAATGGACCAGCGTATCGGAGCTCGAACCACGCCAACTAGGTTACATAAATAATCTCATCGAAGGAGAGCAACTAAACGATAACGAGTTGCATGAGTATTTAGAGACGAATATGGAACCGATGATCGAAGAAACGTATGATCAATTGCAGAACGTTGAACTCGAAGTTAGATTGAGTGATGCTTTGGATCAAATCGATAGAGAAGAGGAAATAAGGCAAATCGTGGAGCAAATTGCTTTACTGAATAAATCATCTTTGAATGATTACACAAAGAAGCATCTGAAGCAGAAAGGATTAGAGGTAGATGATCTAGCTGAAATGTTGAATAAGGAGAATTCAGGTTTGGTATCAGTTTACGATGCCGATCAACTTATATTGGCCAGCGTTCTGGAAAAATTACTTGATATTAAAGAGAATAACAGAATCGTTGACGTCAAAAGAACAGCCGGAAACAAACAGTTTGCTTTGAGCGAAGAAATGACTGTAGGCAGAGAAGATCTGTTTGATTCGAATTTCAACGCTGATGAAGATACAGGAGACACAAAATCGTTCATATTGAGCGAGGAAATGACCGTAGGAAGGGAAGATCTGTATGATTCTGATTTTGCAAGATCGATAAAAAGTTCTGATTCTGAATCTgaatcgaagaaaaataaacGTAAGTTTAAAGAAGACAAATCACAGAAGCGCGATCGATATGAAATCAACAAATCAAACCGAATTTCTGACAGAAAGattattattaataataacaacaacaacaacaataacaacgaCGAATATTACTCATCTGACAGTATcaacaataacaataacaataatGATGGGGAATATTCATCTTACTACGACGATTATTACACTACAGCTACAGATCCACCTTatccacctccacctccacctcctTACAGCAGTTACTATAATCCGGCTCCAGCATATTCATCTTACTATGGTGATGAGAATTATCGTAGGCAAGGTCCAGTTCAGTACCAGATGAACAGTAATTTTGGAGGATCATTACCACCGATGCCaccgccgccaccgccaccaCCGGCGAACATTTGCTGTGGAGGATACGGTAATTTTGGACCaccaccgccaccgccgccgcctcAATCGTGGGATGCTAATTGCTGTGATGGAGACCGTTCAAGTTGGATGGAAACCTTTTTTCCATGGTAG